One genomic region from Cellulomonas hominis encodes:
- a CDS encoding metal ABC transporter substrate-binding protein produces the protein MPRRTRPARTTSRTTRTTRTAALAAGLALAAGLTLGLAACAPAADDGRHDVVAAFYPLQYVAERVGGAHVAVTSLTPPGGESHDLELSPSAVAGLGDADLVVYLSGFQAATDAAVASTAPAHTVDAAQAAALEVAPDGVAPGTSGTFGTSSLDPHFWLDPTRLADVGHQVADALAEVDPEHAAEFAGAADDLAADLDALDGELAAGLAACRGATLVASHEAFGYLAQRYGLHQVGLSGIDPEVEPSPARLRDVAATVRAEGVRTLYFEALTSPKVTQTLAEDLGVGTAVLDPLEGRTEGDERDYLDIMRDNLDALASGLVCAG, from the coding sequence GTGCCCCGACGCACCCGCCCCGCCCGCACCACCTCCCGCACCACCCGCACGACCCGCACCGCCGCGCTCGCGGCCGGCCTCGCCCTCGCCGCCGGCCTCACCCTCGGGCTGGCCGCCTGCGCGCCCGCCGCCGACGACGGCCGGCACGACGTGGTCGCCGCGTTCTACCCCCTGCAGTACGTCGCCGAGCGCGTCGGCGGCGCGCACGTCGCCGTCACCTCGCTCACCCCGCCCGGCGGCGAGTCCCACGACCTGGAGCTGTCGCCGAGCGCGGTCGCCGGGCTGGGGGACGCGGACCTCGTCGTCTACCTGTCGGGGTTCCAGGCGGCGACCGACGCGGCCGTCGCCTCGACCGCGCCGGCGCACACCGTGGACGCCGCGCAGGCGGCCGCCCTCGAGGTCGCGCCCGACGGCGTCGCACCCGGCACGTCCGGCACGTTCGGCACCAGCAGCCTGGACCCGCACTTCTGGCTCGACCCCACCCGGCTCGCGGACGTCGGCCACCAGGTCGCGGACGCGCTGGCCGAGGTCGACCCCGAGCACGCCGCGGAGTTCGCCGGCGCCGCGGACGACCTGGCGGCGGACCTGGACGCGCTGGACGGCGAGCTCGCCGCGGGCCTGGCGGCGTGCCGCGGCGCGACCCTGGTCGCCTCGCACGAGGCGTTCGGCTACCTCGCGCAGCGCTACGGCCTGCACCAGGTCGGCCTCAGCGGCATCGACCCGGAGGTGGAGCCGTCGCCGGCCCGGCTGCGGGACGTCGCCGCGACCGTCCGGGCCGAGGGCGTGCGCACGCTGTACTTCGAGGCGCTCACCAGCCCGAAGGTCACGCAGACGCTCGCGGAGGACCTGGGCGTCGGGACCGCGGTGCTCGACCCGTTGGAGGGCCGCACCGAGGGCGACGAGCGCGACTACCTCGACATCATGCGGGACAACCTCGACGCGCTGGCGTCCGGCCTGGTCTGCGCGGGCTGA
- a CDS encoding DUF7218 family protein — protein sequence MPRRDSGPSVKDKELYEELRDEGNSKEKSARIANAAAARGRSSVGRKGGESGSYEDWTVDDLRRRAAEIGIEGRSSMKKADLVRALRSH from the coding sequence ATGCCGCGCCGTGACTCCGGTCCGAGCGTCAAGGACAAGGAGCTCTACGAGGAGCTCCGGGACGAGGGCAACAGCAAGGAGAAGTCCGCGCGGATCGCGAACGCCGCCGCCGCGCGCGGCCGGTCCTCGGTGGGCCGCAAGGGCGGCGAGTCCGGGTCGTACGAGGACTGGACCGTGGACGACCTGCGCAGGCGCGCCGCCGAGATCGGCATCGAGGGGCGGTCCTCGATGAAGAAGGCCGACCTCGTGCGGGCGCTGCGGTCGCACTGA
- a CDS encoding GTP-binding protein: MTQPKPLVVLATVGPLLRDAVALGVVVDHPRTVVLRHDIVDGPDGGGIRRVVADAGGVLEDVLVPLAHACLSCSVREDAVPTLERLARDPRWDQVLLALPVSAESLPVTRALGAAAGRAGRLRGLRLASVVAALDLAAFEDDLLGDDLLDERGVALTADDERAVGEALAAQVAHADVVLVAGEPAEHPVASDLLDHVRAADGLRVDGVLAADAAALFAGAHDLRAGDRRLDPRRAAPVPDAPTRHGVWTLDLRADRALHPERLVADVARLGQGRHRSRGRFWVPSRPDSVCAWDGAGGQLSVGEVGTWGRRAPGTRLVFTGVQDVRADLLAAFEDVLLTADEHARGLHPWLGREDVLAPWLGDRAA, from the coding sequence ATGACGCAGCCGAAGCCCCTCGTGGTGCTCGCCACCGTGGGCCCCCTGCTCCGCGACGCCGTCGCGCTCGGCGTGGTCGTCGACCACCCGCGGACCGTCGTGCTGCGGCACGACATCGTCGACGGGCCCGACGGCGGCGGGATCCGCCGCGTGGTCGCCGACGCCGGCGGAGTGCTCGAGGACGTCCTCGTGCCGCTCGCGCACGCGTGCCTGTCCTGCTCGGTGCGCGAGGACGCGGTGCCGACCCTGGAGCGCCTCGCGCGCGACCCGCGGTGGGACCAGGTGCTGCTCGCGCTGCCGGTGTCGGCGGAGTCCCTGCCGGTCACGCGGGCCCTCGGGGCCGCCGCCGGTCGTGCCGGCCGGCTGCGCGGCCTGCGGCTCGCCTCCGTCGTCGCGGCGCTCGACCTCGCCGCGTTCGAGGACGACCTGCTGGGCGACGACCTGCTCGACGAGCGCGGGGTCGCGCTCACCGCGGACGACGAGCGCGCCGTCGGCGAGGCGCTCGCGGCCCAGGTCGCGCACGCGGACGTCGTGCTGGTCGCCGGGGAGCCGGCCGAGCACCCGGTCGCCTCCGACCTGCTCGACCACGTGCGCGCGGCCGACGGGCTCCGCGTGGACGGCGTGCTGGCGGCCGACGCCGCGGCGCTGTTCGCCGGGGCGCACGACCTGCGCGCGGGCGACCGGCGGCTCGACCCGCGGCGCGCCGCACCGGTGCCGGACGCGCCGACGCGGCACGGCGTGTGGACGCTCGACCTGCGGGCCGACCGGGCCCTGCACCCCGAGCGGCTGGTCGCGGACGTCGCCCGGCTCGGGCAGGGGCGGCACCGCAGCCGCGGCCGGTTCTGGGTGCCGAGCCGGCCGGACTCGGTGTGCGCGTGGGACGGCGCGGGCGGGCAGCTGTCCGTCGGCGAGGTCGGCACCTGGGGGCGGCGCGCGCCCGGCACGCGGCTGGTGTTCACCGGCGTCCAGGACGTGCGGGCGGACCTGCTCGCGGCGTTCGAGGACGTGCTGCTCACCGCCGACGAGCACGCGCGCGGGCTGCACCCGTGGCTCGGGCGCGAGGACGTGCTGGCGCCGTGGCTGGGGGACCGGGCGGCGTAG
- the rpmB gene encoding 50S ribosomal protein L28 codes for MSAHCQVLGTSPGFGHAISHSHRRTKRRFDPNIQRKHYWVPSLGRHVTLTVSARGIRTIDELGIEVVVARIRARGEKV; via the coding sequence ATGTCCGCTCACTGCCAGGTCCTCGGGACCTCGCCCGGCTTCGGCCATGCGATCTCGCACTCCCACCGGCGCACGAAGCGCCGCTTCGACCCGAACATCCAGCGCAAGCACTACTGGGTGCCCTCGCTCGGCCGGCACGTCACGCTCACCGTCTCGGCCCGGGGCATCCGGACGATCGACGAGCTCGGCATCGAGGTCGTCGTCGCCCGGATCCGTGCCCGCGGGGAGAAGGTCTGA
- the rpmG gene encoding 50S ribosomal protein L33, translating into MARAADVRPIIKLRSTAGTGFTYVTRKNRRNDPDRLVLKKYDPVVRRHVDFREER; encoded by the coding sequence ATGGCCCGCGCCGCCGACGTCCGCCCGATCATCAAGCTGCGCTCCACCGCGGGGACCGGGTTCACCTACGTCACCCGCAAGAACCGCCGCAACGACCCCGACCGGCTCGTGCTGAAGAAGTACGACCCCGTCGTCCGGCGGCACGTCGACTTCAGAGAGGAGCGCTGA
- the rpsN gene encoding 30S ribosomal protein S14: MAKKSKIAANERRRQVVARFAERRLELKAAAVNPHLTEAERVAARAALHALPRDASPTRVRNRDVADGRPRGYVGKFGLSRVRMRAMAHRGELPGVTKSSW; the protein is encoded by the coding sequence ATGGCCAAGAAGTCGAAGATCGCCGCGAACGAGCGCCGCAGGCAGGTCGTCGCCCGCTTCGCCGAGCGCCGCCTGGAGCTCAAGGCCGCCGCCGTGAACCCGCACCTGACCGAGGCCGAGCGCGTCGCGGCCCGGGCCGCCCTGCACGCCCTGCCCCGTGACGCGAGCCCGACCCGCGTCCGCAACCGGGACGTCGCCGACGGCCGGCCGCGCGGGTACGTGGGGAAGTTCGGGCTGTCCCGCGTCCGGATGCGCGCCATGGCCCACCGCGGCGAGCTGCCCGGCGTCACGAAGTCCAGCTGGTGA
- a CDS encoding type B 50S ribosomal protein L31, with protein MKQGIHPDYHPVVFRDISADFAFLTRSTITSEKTVEWPDGNTYPVVDVDVSSASHPFSTGRSRVLDTAGRVEKFRRRYGITAPEETR; from the coding sequence ATGAAGCAGGGCATCCACCCCGACTACCACCCGGTGGTCTTCCGGGACATCAGCGCGGACTTCGCGTTCCTGACCCGGTCCACGATCACGTCCGAGAAGACCGTCGAGTGGCCGGACGGGAACACCTACCCGGTCGTCGACGTCGACGTGTCCTCCGCCAGCCACCCGTTCTCCACGGGCAGGTCCCGCGTCCTGGACACCGCCGGCCGCGTCGAGAAGTTCCGCCGGCGCTACGGCATCACCGCCCCCGAGGAGACCCGATGA
- the ykgO gene encoding type B 50S ribosomal protein L36 produces MKVRASLASLKKKEGSIVVRRHGKTFVLNKKNPRWKARQG; encoded by the coding sequence ATGAAGGTGCGCGCGTCCCTGGCGTCCCTGAAGAAGAAGGAGGGGTCGATCGTGGTGCGCCGCCACGGCAAGACCTTCGTCCTCAACAAGAAGAACCCGCGCTGGAAGGCGAGGCAGGGCTGA